The Aphis gossypii isolate Hap1 unplaced genomic scaffold, ASM2018417v2 Contig00124, whole genome shotgun sequence DNA window CCAAAAGGTGTTCTACGTCGACGGACCCGGAGGAACGGGTAAAACGACGCTGTACGGATGCCTCATATGGTCGCTTCGTAACCGGAGGCGGTCGGTATTGTGCGTGGCATTCACTGGGATCGCGGCGTCGCTCATGGACGGCGGCATAACAGTGCATTCAACGTTCGTACTGCCGTTTGGTACGTTCAACGACGACGAGACGTCCAGCATCACCATGCAGTCTAAACGCGCGCAAAGGATACGTTATGCGCTTATCGTCTGGGACGAAGTGCCCATGTCACCGGGACCACAACTCGCGGTGGTCGATCGTTTGCTCAGGGACATCATGGGATCGGAATCTCCGTTCGGCGGTAAACCGGTCCTGTTCGCGGGCGACTTCAGGCAAATATTGCCCGTCGTCCGCCGGGGAAGCAGGAGTGTCATCGTCATGTCGTCGATTAAGCACAACTCTTTGTGGCAAAACTCGGAGAAGTTTGAATTGACGCGAAACATGCGCGCCGGTAATGATGCGGACTTCGCGGATTGGTTGCTCCTGCTCGGCAGCGGTCAATTGCCAACGGTCGACGGTGTTCAAGACACCGTTGAAATCCCACGGGAAATGGTATGTGACGTTGTcgaattaattgattttgtttaccCGCAGCACATATCGTTGGCTAACGTTGACGATTTTGCTCGGAAAATTGTTCTGTGTCCCAGAAACGACGAATGCAGACAAATCAATCGTACAGTGTTACAGCGCATTGAGGGCGCTGAGAGGACGTATACTGCCATAGACACCGTGGTGATCGACGATCCCGACGAGGAAGCCAATTTTCCTACCGAGTTTCTCAACTTGCTGGAACTGAACGGACTGCCGCCGTTCAAATTGACGCTCAGGGTCGGCGCCATCGTCATGTTGCTGAGGAATCTTGATCCAAAGAGAAAACTGTGCAACGGTACGAGGTTAGTGGTCACCGAACTCCGGCGACACAACTTCAGAGCGAGGGTGCTGTCTGGTGATGGTGGTGCGCAAGACGACGTTATCATACCAGCGATACCGATGACTGCCGGTGGTGAGGACGACCTGCCTTTCAAAATGAAACGGATTCAGTTCCCGGTAAGGTTGTCGTTTGCGATGACAATCAACAAGTCTCAGGGTCAAACGTTCGACCGAGTTGGATTGCTCCTACTGTCGCCGGTGTTCACTCACGGGCAACTGTACGTTGCATTTTCCAGAGTCAGAAACGCTCAATCTGTCAAAGTCGGGATGTACGATGATGGTAACGGTCGATTCGTCACAAAGAACATTGTGCACAGGGAAGTTCTACTAACACGGTAGTAGGTATTAGCGACGGTGaaatttttcacaaaaagaccatatcagatttaaaataaattaaatatagtat harbors:
- the LOC126553288 gene encoding ATP-dependent DNA helicase PIF1-like produces the protein MSPGPQLAVVDRLLRDIMGSESPFGGKPVLFAGDFRQILPVVRRGSRSVIVMSSIKHNSLWQNSEKFELTRNMRAGNDADFADWLLLLGSGQLPTVDGVQDTVEIPREMVCDVVELIDFVYPQHISLANVDDFARKIVLCPRNDECRQINRTVLQRIEGAERTYTAIDTVVIDDPDEEANFPTEFLNLLELNGLPPFKLTLRVGAIVMLLRNLDPKRKLCNGTRLVVTELRRHNFRARVLSGDGGAQDDVIIPAIPMTAGGEDDLPFKMKRIQFPVRLSFAMTINKSQGQTFDRVGLLLLSPVFTHGQLYVAFSRVRNAQSVKVGMYDDGNGRFVTKNIVHREVLLTR